Proteins from a single region of Deinococcus aquaedulcis:
- a CDS encoding S49 family peptidase: MPNIPFLPQAKDALPGGVTRPTWVVLDLSGAYPERQPGNPVQALLNRTETLEALAGRIEKLRGAAWLHGVLVRFGEFTASPTAAHAIRGLLHELAQDKRVVAYLPHLNMVTLIAASGARELVAPESAEVNLGGFGLESTFLGEFLKKRGIEFENLRIREYKAALTRFSQDHMDEANREQLQAYLGSLEAAWVSDLASARGVSEAQALAWLTADLTSAQGAQAAGLIDKVAYEDELIGPASRPFAAVVDWLTPSRPKAKAKAGRVAVVPLIGTIITGKSRNNPLPLPLLGGPMAGSDTVVAALKRAQEDKTTKAIVLYVNSGGGSALASDLIWREVQRSEKPVVVVMGEYAASGGYYVATHAKKVVASPYTLTGSIGVVSGKPVLQEFNRRHGLNPERVGRDRALMYSAARPYSDEERGHVEKGIVEVYDRFTTRVAEGRKLSKERVNELGRGRIWSGRDALERGLVDELGDLRTGLARARELAGLPEGAPAWNVTPKGHGPLPEFAQEAARTAQLSLWPFGSERVLAWFDQDLRVK, translated from the coding sequence ATGCCCAATATTCCCTTTCTGCCCCAGGCCAAAGACGCGCTGCCCGGCGGGGTGACCCGGCCCACCTGGGTGGTGCTGGACCTGAGCGGCGCTTACCCGGAGCGCCAGCCCGGCAACCCGGTGCAGGCCCTGCTGAACCGCACCGAGACCCTGGAAGCCCTGGCCGGCCGCATTGAGAAACTGCGGGGCGCGGCGTGGCTGCACGGCGTGCTGGTGCGCTTTGGGGAATTCACGGCGTCGCCCACGGCGGCCCACGCCATCCGGGGCCTGCTGCACGAGCTGGCGCAGGACAAGCGGGTGGTGGCCTACCTGCCGCACCTGAACATGGTCACGCTGATCGCCGCCAGCGGCGCCCGCGAACTGGTGGCCCCCGAATCGGCGGAGGTGAACCTGGGCGGCTTTGGCCTGGAAAGCACCTTCCTGGGCGAGTTCCTGAAGAAACGCGGCATTGAATTCGAGAACCTGCGCATCCGGGAGTACAAGGCGGCGCTGACCCGCTTTTCGCAGGACCACATGGACGAGGCCAACCGCGAGCAGCTGCAGGCTTACCTGGGCAGCCTGGAAGCCGCCTGGGTGAGCGATCTGGCGTCGGCACGCGGGGTCAGCGAGGCGCAGGCCCTGGCGTGGCTCACGGCCGACCTGACCAGCGCGCAGGGCGCCCAGGCAGCCGGCCTGATTGACAAGGTGGCCTACGAGGACGAGCTGATCGGCCCCGCCTCGCGCCCCTTTGCGGCGGTGGTGGACTGGCTGACGCCCAGCCGTCCCAAGGCCAAAGCGAAGGCCGGCCGGGTGGCGGTGGTGCCCCTGATCGGCACCATCATCACCGGCAAGAGCCGCAACAACCCCCTGCCCCTGCCGCTGCTGGGCGGCCCGATGGCGGGTTCCGACACGGTGGTGGCGGCCCTCAAGCGCGCCCAGGAGGACAAGACCACGAAGGCCATCGTGCTGTACGTGAACAGCGGCGGCGGCAGCGCCCTGGCCAGCGACCTGATCTGGCGCGAGGTGCAGCGCAGCGAGAAACCCGTGGTGGTGGTGATGGGTGAGTACGCGGCCAGCGGCGGCTACTACGTGGCCACGCACGCCAAAAAAGTTGTGGCCTCGCCCTACACCCTGACCGGCTCGATTGGCGTGGTGAGCGGCAAACCGGTGCTGCAGGAATTCAACCGCCGCCACGGCCTGAACCCCGAGCGCGTGGGCCGTGACCGCGCCCTGATGTACTCGGCCGCGCGCCCCTACAGCGACGAGGAACGCGGGCACGTGGAAAAGGGCATCGTGGAGGTCTATGACCGCTTTACCACCCGCGTGGCCGAGGGCCGCAAGCTGAGCAAGGAGCGGGTGAACGAGCTGGGCCGGGGCCGCATCTGGAGTGGCCGCGACGCCCTGGAACGCGGGCTGGTGGACGAACTGGGCGACCTGCGCACCGGGCTGGCCCGCGCCCGCGAGTTAGCCGGTCTGCCCGAGGGCGCCCCGGCCTGGAACGTGACCCCCAAGGGCCACGGCCCCCTGCCCGAATTTGCCCAGGAAGCCGCCCGCACTGCCCAGCTCAGCCTGTGGCCCTTTGGCAGCGAGCGCGTGCTGGCATGGTTTGATCAGGACCTCCGGGTGAAGTAA
- a CDS encoding group III truncated hemoglobin codes for MTLPPSDTPLLTLSPLPEWPGTVPAALAGLATAAALLLPHDGLPVADVQGRPERWAQLALVSGALRAGVPVLGWGTGAALLGRALGALVHTGTPDWSALPRGAQALAWAGPGPLQVPLHWRLDRAVAWAGPNLPAQVRADFLAALPGWISRRPASPLEAVGGETAVRAVVGAFYRRAQADDLLGPVFAAQVQDWPAHLERVTAFWVTMLGGSGAGGPPWRGNLNTAHAGLGVRAAHLARWLALWQATAHDLLPPPAAELLSQRAQAMGARLGARGTSQRQAP; via the coding sequence ATGACCCTGCCTCCATCCGATACCCCCCTGCTGACCCTATCCCCCCTGCCCGAGTGGCCGGGCACGGTGCCTGCTGCCCTGGCTGGCCTGGCCACGGCCGCCGCGCTGCTGCTTCCCCACGACGGCCTGCCGGTGGCTGACGTGCAGGGCCGGCCCGAACGCTGGGCCCAGCTGGCGCTGGTGTCGGGGGCCCTGCGCGCGGGGGTGCCCGTGCTGGGCTGGGGCACGGGCGCGGCGCTGCTGGGGCGGGCGTTGGGGGCCCTGGTTCACACAGGCACGCCGGACTGGTCGGCGCTGCCACGCGGGGCGCAGGCCCTGGCCTGGGCCGGCCCAGGCCCGCTGCAGGTGCCGCTGCACTGGCGCCTGGACCGCGCCGTCGCCTGGGCCGGGCCGAACCTGCCGGCCCAGGTGCGCGCCGACTTTCTGGCGGCCTTGCCAGGCTGGATCTCACGCCGCCCCGCCTCGCCCCTGGAAGCGGTGGGCGGGGAAACCGCCGTGCGCGCCGTGGTGGGCGCGTTCTACCGCCGCGCCCAGGCCGACGACCTGCTGGGCCCGGTCTTCGCCGCGCAGGTTCAGGACTGGCCCGCGCACCTGGAGAGGGTCACGGCCTTCTGGGTCACGATGCTGGGCGGCAGCGGCGCGGGGGGCCCGCCCTGGCGCGGCAACCTGAACACGGCGCACGCCGGGCTGGGGGTGCGCGCGGCGCATCTGGCGCGCTGGCTGGCGCTGTGGCAGGCCACCGCCCACGATCTGCTGCCGCCCCCGGCCGCCGAGCTGCTGAGCCAGCGGGCCCAGGCCATGGGCGCGCGCCTGGGGGCGCGGGGAACTTCTCAGCGGCAGGCGCCGTAG
- a CDS encoding c-type cytochrome — protein MKNTFAVTMTLLLALTLGGSIAGYRIATTPHHAEGHSEGGDKEGSHSEGGHSEGGTEAKSEGGEGQDIGTRGSEEMPSPQEAATGPAGASGALGNVRDDNDGGTQTGENGAVIESSDLRTGDDPAASTEGTAENSPAQEEAAQTGEPPATRAAAAEPQGDNTAGADLYASKGCAGCHGPQGQGGVGPSLAKVKDWNLEQFTATLREGKTPERVLSAAMPRFSEDQLTDSDIANLFSYVKTLN, from the coding sequence ATGAAGAACACGTTCGCCGTCACCATGACGCTGCTGCTGGCCCTGACGCTGGGCGGCTCTATTGCGGGCTACCGCATTGCGACCACCCCCCACCACGCCGAAGGCCACAGCGAGGGGGGCGACAAGGAGGGCAGCCATAGCGAGGGCGGTCACAGCGAGGGCGGCACCGAGGCCAAGAGCGAGGGGGGCGAAGGCCAGGACATCGGCACGCGGGGCAGCGAGGAAATGCCCAGCCCCCAGGAAGCGGCCACGGGCCCGGCGGGCGCCAGCGGCGCGCTGGGCAACGTGCGTGACGACAACGACGGCGGTACCCAGACCGGCGAGAACGGCGCGGTGATAGAAAGCAGCGATCTGCGCACCGGCGACGACCCCGCCGCCAGCACCGAGGGCACAGCCGAAAACTCGCCCGCCCAGGAAGAAGCCGCCCAGACCGGCGAGCCGCCTGCCACCCGCGCCGCTGCCGCCGAGCCGCAGGGCGACAACACCGCCGGCGCCGACCTGTACGCCAGCAAGGGCTGCGCGGGCTGCCACGGCCCGCAGGGTCAGGGCGGCGTGGGGCCCTCGCTGGCCAAGGTGAAGGACTGGAACCTGGAGCAGTTCACAGCGACCCTCCGGGAAGGCAAGACCCCCGAGCGCGTGCTCTCGGCCGCCATGCCCCGCTTTAGCGAGGACCAGCTGACTGATTCGGATATTGCCAACCTGTTCAGCTACGTCAAGACCCTGAACTGA
- a CDS encoding helical backbone metal receptor, whose amino-acid sequence MRLASLTCSNTDILQALDATGLLVAVDSHSDAPGIAHATRLGPDLNIDVPALVAARPDLVLASLSVPGMERVVAEVEAAGLNMAVLDPTTLDQTLESIRQVGALIGRAAQGEALAQALDAELTGLHRATECPVRVVVEWWPRPIIAATRESWVTALLARLGAVNALGDLDGRSRPLTLEQVREARPDLIVCSWCGVKKLRPEVIEARGLGAAVVAIPESGLGRPGPRLIEGARQLRAAMDGLGVGGGT is encoded by the coding sequence ATGCGCCTTGCCAGCCTCACGTGCAGCAACACCGACATTCTGCAGGCCCTGGACGCCACCGGGCTGCTGGTGGCCGTGGACAGCCACAGCGACGCCCCCGGCATTGCCCACGCCACGCGCCTGGGCCCCGACCTGAACATTGACGTGCCCGCGCTGGTCGCCGCGCGCCCGGATCTGGTGCTGGCCAGCCTGAGTGTGCCGGGCATGGAGCGCGTGGTGGCCGAGGTGGAGGCGGCGGGCCTGAACATGGCCGTGCTGGACCCCACCACCCTGGACCAGACCCTGGAGAGCATCCGGCAGGTGGGGGCTCTCATTGGCCGCGCGGCGCAGGGCGAGGCCCTGGCCCAGGCCCTGGATGCCGAACTGACGGGCTTGCACCGCGCCACCGAATGCCCAGTGCGCGTGGTGGTGGAGTGGTGGCCCCGGCCCATCATCGCTGCCACCCGCGAGTCGTGGGTGACGGCGCTGCTGGCCCGGCTGGGTGCCGTGAACGCCCTGGGTGACCTGGACGGCCGCAGCCGCCCCCTGACGCTGGAGCAGGTGCGGGAGGCCCGCCCCGACCTGATCGTGTGTTCGTGGTGCGGCGTGAAAAAGCTGCGCCCCGAGGTGATCGAGGCGCGCGGCCTGGGCGCGGCGGTGGTGGCGATTCCCGAAAGTGGCCTGGGCCGCCCGGGGCCCCGCTTGATTGAGGGGGCGCGGCAGCTGCGCGCGGCGATGGATGGGCTGGGTGTGGGGGGTGGGACGTAG
- a CDS encoding TetR/AcrR family transcriptional regulator — protein sequence MARKVNPIQDRLRRAALERAAYLAIYERGYAGVTLADIAAHAGVSRGTLVYHFGSRAGLLAAVMRRFSRTIAVATRRAVRQAQTPEAKLRAYVDNQFYGIENTRRFYTVSLDFLAAATRDPELMAVQRAALRESLAADLELARLAGEHGAEARARLLRAIVEGLSVRFLADPAPDLAQYRTDCLAGLRAVLDRGV from the coding sequence ATGGCGCGAAAGGTCAACCCCATTCAGGACCGCCTGCGCCGCGCCGCCCTGGAACGCGCGGCGTATCTGGCGATCTACGAGCGCGGTTACGCCGGGGTGACGCTGGCGGACATCGCCGCGCACGCCGGGGTCAGCCGGGGCACGCTGGTGTACCACTTCGGCAGCCGCGCGGGGCTGCTGGCGGCCGTCATGCGCCGCTTTTCGCGCACCATTGCCGTGGCCACCCGCCGCGCCGTGCGCCAGGCCCAGACCCCGGAAGCCAAGCTGCGCGCCTACGTGGACAACCAGTTTTACGGCATCGAGAACACCCGGCGTTTCTACACCGTGTCGCTGGACTTTCTGGCCGCCGCCACCCGCGACCCCGAACTGATGGCCGTGCAGCGCGCCGCCCTGCGCGAATCGCTGGCCGCCGATCTGGAACTGGCGCGGCTGGCTGGCGAGCACGGCGCCGAAGCCCGCGCCCGCTTGCTGCGCGCCATCGTGGAAGGCCTCAGCGTGCGCTTTCTGGCCGACCCGGCGCCAGACCTCGCCCAGTACCGCACCGACTGTCTGGCGGGGCTGCGGGCGGTGCTAGACAGGGGGGTGTAG
- a CDS encoding LrgB family protein — MVWLTLTLLAFALGVWAQARTRTPLANPTLIATLAVAGALLLSGTPYSTYAEAARPLTSLLAPAVVALAVPLYRHRALLARQWRALVLGGAAGTGVALAVNALLARALHLSPEAARALQTAPATSPVALQLAPFTHAPPALAATLAVLSGLLGALLLPPVLTRLGVRHPLARGLAIGAVAHGIGTARAREEGEQTGAAASLGMGLAALLVTAVVGLLALGHR; from the coding sequence GTGGTGTGGCTGACCCTGACCCTATTGGCCTTTGCCCTGGGCGTGTGGGCGCAGGCGCGCACGCGGACGCCGCTGGCCAATCCCACCCTGATCGCCACCCTGGCCGTGGCCGGGGCGCTGCTGCTGTCCGGCACCCCGTACAGCACCTATGCAGAGGCTGCCCGCCCCCTCACCAGTCTGCTGGCCCCAGCGGTGGTGGCGCTGGCCGTTCCCCTGTACCGGCACCGGGCGCTGCTGGCCCGGCAGTGGCGGGCGCTGGTGCTGGGCGGGGCCGCAGGCACCGGAGTGGCGCTGGCCGTCAACGCCCTGCTGGCGCGGGCCCTGCACCTCTCCCCCGAAGCCGCCCGCGCCCTGCAAACCGCTCCAGCCACCAGTCCGGTGGCGCTGCAACTGGCCCCCTTCACGCACGCGCCGCCCGCGCTGGCGGCCACACTGGCCGTGCTGTCCGGGCTGCTGGGCGCGCTGCTGCTGCCCCCGGTGCTGACCCGGCTGGGCGTGCGCCATCCGCTGGCGCGTGGGCTGGCCATTGGCGCGGTGGCCCACGGCATTGGCACCGCGCGCGCGCGTGAGGAAGGCGAGCAGACGGGCGCAGCGGCCTCGCTGGGCATGGGGCTGGCGGCGCTGCTGGTCACGGCGGTGGTGGGCCTGCTGGCGCTGGGGCACCGGTGA
- a CDS encoding CidA/LrgA family protein codes for MITPPLPPAVRFVLGLGVLLGFAAAGEALVGALRLPLPGAVVGLALLWAALGLGVVKLAWIEPAADGLLGVLGLLFVPATAGAVQFLSAGAAWGLWLLTLTAALLLGAGAAGLLAGRLLRPGA; via the coding sequence ATGATTACCCCGCCCCTGCCGCCCGCCGTGCGTTTTGTGCTGGGCCTGGGCGTGCTGCTGGGCTTTGCGGCGGCCGGCGAAGCCCTGGTGGGCGCGCTGCGACTGCCGCTGCCGGGCGCTGTGGTGGGGCTGGCGCTGCTGTGGGCCGCCCTGGGCCTGGGCGTGGTGAAGCTGGCCTGGATCGAGCCCGCCGCCGATGGCCTGCTGGGGGTGCTGGGCCTGCTGTTTGTGCCCGCCACCGCCGGCGCCGTGCAGTTTCTGAGTGCCGGGGCCGCCTGGGGCCTGTGGCTGCTGACCCTGACAGCGGCGCTGCTGCTGGGCGCGGGCGCGGCCGGCCTGCTGGCCGGGCGGCTGCTGCGCCCCGGGGCGTAA
- a CDS encoding 5'-methylthioadenosine/adenosylhomocysteine nucleosidase — protein sequence MLAIIGAMDEEIEVLLAELQAREDLTFPGVTLHRGALEGVPVLLTRGGIGKVNAAMTTTYLLGQGATRVIFTGVAGALHPELRVGDIVVSTDCVQHDVDVTALNYPLGTVPGESASWAADPILRAVALEAAAEVPGVQVMEGRVASGDQFIAAREDVQRLWTAFGAACAEMEGAAVAQVCAKAEVPFVVIRSVSDTADQSAEVDYREFMPQVARHAKQVVRGMLARLSGQASA from the coding sequence ATGCTGGCGATCATTGGCGCAATGGACGAAGAAATCGAGGTCTTGCTTGCGGAGCTGCAAGCCCGTGAGGACCTGACCTTTCCGGGCGTGACCCTGCACCGGGGCGCGCTGGAGGGTGTACCGGTGCTGCTCACGCGTGGGGGGATCGGCAAGGTGAATGCGGCCATGACCACCACGTACCTGCTGGGGCAGGGCGCCACCCGGGTGATCTTTACCGGGGTGGCGGGCGCGCTGCACCCGGAGTTGCGCGTGGGCGACATCGTGGTGAGCACCGACTGCGTGCAGCACGACGTGGACGTGACAGCCCTGAATTACCCGCTGGGCACGGTGCCGGGCGAGAGCGCCAGCTGGGCCGCCGACCCCATTCTGCGCGCGGTGGCCCTGGAAGCCGCCGCCGAGGTGCCGGGCGTGCAGGTGATGGAAGGCCGCGTGGCCAGCGGCGACCAGTTCATCGCCGCGCGCGAGGACGTGCAGCGCCTGTGGACCGCCTTTGGCGCCGCCTGCGCCGAGATGGAAGGCGCCGCCGTGGCCCAGGTATGCGCCAAGGCCGAGGTGCCGTTCGTGGTGATCCGTTCAGTCAGCGACACCGCCGACCAGAGCGCCGAGGTGGATTACCGCGAATTCATGCCCCAGGTGGCCCGCCACGCCAAACAGGTGGTGCGGGGCATGCTCGCGCGCCTGAGCGGGCAGGCCAGCGCCTGA
- a CDS encoding MalY/PatB family protein gives MTDARRPEAPNPRDTLDTAALRHPDSFKWTLYPEDVIPLWIADMDYPVAPPIVAALQARLAHGLGYAQLQGDPALKTALSTKLAAQGLGGLPPEGITFLPGVVPGIYAAVHALTTPGELVVTMTPVYHPFHLAITDQGRRVSGVALRDTEGGYEINWAALDAASRGARLLLLCHPHNPTGRVWTADELRRLRDLVLARDLFVMSDELHADLRFTDEPFEAFAADPRVQSRTLTLTGPCKAYNTAGLGIGAMISHNAGLVGRVRAAAGGLMGHESALSVTMWRAALQEGGPWLQETLAYLRGNRDLLLAYVRDHWPWARVHAPQATYLAWLDLRAHPRAGDMQQFLLQEAKVAVHDGPVFAHEAHKPQYQGFIRLNFATSRELLEEALARMNRAFGEVSG, from the coding sequence ATGACGGACGCCCGCCGCCCAGAGGCCCCCAACCCGCGCGACACGCTGGACACGGCGGCCCTGCGCCACCCCGATTCCTTCAAGTGGACCCTGTACCCCGAAGACGTGATTCCCCTGTGGATTGCGGATATGGATTACCCGGTGGCCCCACCCATCGTGGCCGCGTTGCAGGCCCGGCTGGCCCACGGCCTGGGCTACGCGCAGCTGCAGGGCGACCCGGCACTGAAAACGGCCCTGAGCACCAAACTGGCGGCGCAGGGCCTGGGTGGGCTGCCGCCCGAGGGCATCACCTTTCTGCCCGGCGTGGTGCCCGGTATCTACGCGGCCGTGCACGCCCTGACCACGCCCGGCGAACTGGTGGTGACCATGACGCCGGTGTACCACCCCTTTCACCTTGCTATTACCGACCAGGGGCGGCGGGTGTCCGGCGTGGCCCTGCGCGACACAGAAGGCGGCTACGAGATCAACTGGGCGGCGCTGGACGCGGCCTCGCGCGGCGCGCGGCTGCTGCTGCTGTGCCACCCCCACAACCCCACCGGCCGCGTGTGGACCGCCGACGAACTGCGCCGCTTGCGCGACCTCGTGCTGGCCCGCGATCTGTTCGTGATGAGCGACGAACTGCACGCCGACCTGCGCTTTACGGATGAACCCTTTGAAGCCTTCGCCGCTGATCCCCGCGTGCAGAGCCGCACGCTGACCCTGACCGGACCGTGCAAGGCGTACAACACCGCCGGCCTGGGCATTGGCGCCATGATCAGCCACAACGCCGGGCTGGTGGGGCGTGTGCGGGCGGCTGCCGGCGGCCTGATGGGCCACGAGAGCGCCCTGAGCGTGACCATGTGGCGCGCGGCCCTGCAGGAGGGCGGCCCCTGGCTGCAGGAGACCCTGGCGTACCTGCGCGGCAACCGCGACCTGCTGCTGGCCTACGTGCGCGACCACTGGCCCTGGGCGCGCGTGCATGCGCCCCAGGCCACCTATCTGGCGTGGCTGGACCTGCGTGCCCATCCTCGCGCCGGAGACATGCAGCAGTTTCTGCTGCAGGAGGCCAAGGTGGCGGTGCATGACGGCCCGGTCTTTGCCCACGAGGCCCACAAGCCGCAGTATCAGGGCTTCATCCGCCTGAACTTTGCCACCAGCCGTGAGCTGCTGGAGGAGGCGCTGGCGCGCATGAACCGGGCATTTGGGGAGGTAAGCGGCTGA
- the hisG gene encoding ATP phosphoribosyltransferase: MTPPPTHGPDHLTLALPKGRILDEAVSLLARAGLPLTVPEKSRALRHEFPGVTVLELRNQDVPTYVDLGVADAGIVGKDVLIESGRAVYEPVDLHFAGCRLSLIREVGASGEIARVGTKYPRAARAYLNAQGIPAEIVKLSGNIELACLTGLADAVVDLVQTGSTLRANNLEEVDVLFHSTARLIVNRAALKVRRERLRPLIEALRVLTQAVDSSE, encoded by the coding sequence ATGACCCCGCCCCCCACCCACGGCCCTGACCACCTGACCCTGGCCCTGCCCAAGGGGCGCATTCTGGACGAGGCGGTGTCGCTGCTGGCCCGCGCGGGGCTGCCCCTTACAGTGCCCGAGAAATCCCGCGCCCTGCGCCACGAGTTCCCAGGCGTGACGGTGCTGGAACTGCGCAATCAGGACGTGCCCACCTACGTGGACCTGGGCGTGGCCGACGCCGGCATTGTGGGCAAGGACGTGCTGATCGAGTCTGGCCGGGCGGTATACGAGCCCGTAGACCTGCACTTTGCCGGCTGCCGCCTGTCTCTGATCCGCGAGGTGGGGGCCTCGGGCGAGATTGCCCGGGTGGGCACCAAGTACCCCCGCGCCGCCCGCGCCTACCTGAACGCTCAGGGCATCCCCGCCGAGATCGTCAAGCTGAGCGGCAACATTGAGCTGGCCTGCCTTACGGGCCTGGCAGACGCGGTGGTGGACCTCGTGCAGACCGGCAGCACCCTGCGCGCCAACAACCTCGAAGAGGTGGACGTGCTGTTTCACTCCACCGCCCGCCTGATCGTCAACCGCGCGGCCCTCAAGGTGCGCCGCGAGCGGCTACGCCCCCTGATTGAGGCGCTGCGGGTCTTAACGCAGGCAGTGGACAGCAGCGAATAG
- the hisZ gene encoding ATP phosphoribosyltransferase regulatory subunit gives MPGVSAAFAPDPARLSASIPEGTRDVLPPEWAQREAIRAQLSACFGRWGYRGVEVPALEYATPHHPQDALAFKLIDSGGQVLALRSEFTTAVGRLVRARFPQGPFPLRLQYSGRLWLRALSSELGRLREFNQLGVELIGVETPAADAELLHLAAAALGAVGVSAQLEVGYPGFVDAVLEDAGLHGPARAALHDAVDRKSGADVDLLCDRFGLGTDTRRTLHALTDLYGGPEVLDAAQALAQGERAHEAVAHLRAVARLYAGPLLFDLGVSRRYDYYTGLTFRAYAAGLNQPVLGGGRYALGGGAGPLPGAGFALGLERLMRALAPTLPPEPEVVLARDLPAAEAARAQGLHAELAWTDDEAQLRAFCMARGIQRMVGSGPSGAEFTAVGA, from the coding sequence ATGCCCGGCGTGAGTGCCGCTTTTGCTCCTGACCCCGCGCGCCTGTCGGCGTCCATTCCCGAGGGCACGCGCGACGTACTGCCCCCGGAATGGGCCCAGCGCGAGGCGATTCGTGCCCAGTTGTCGGCGTGTTTTGGCCGCTGGGGCTACCGGGGCGTGGAGGTCCCGGCCCTGGAATACGCAACGCCCCACCATCCCCAGGACGCGCTGGCCTTCAAGCTGATTGATTCGGGCGGGCAGGTGCTGGCGCTGCGCAGTGAATTCACCACGGCCGTGGGCCGGCTGGTGCGCGCCCGCTTTCCGCAGGGGCCCTTTCCGCTGCGGCTGCAGTACAGCGGCCGGCTGTGGCTGCGCGCCCTGAGCAGCGAACTGGGGCGCCTGCGCGAATTCAACCAGCTGGGCGTGGAATTGATTGGCGTGGAGACCCCCGCCGCCGACGCCGAACTGCTGCATCTGGCCGCCGCTGCCCTGGGCGCCGTGGGGGTCAGCGCGCAGCTGGAAGTGGGCTACCCCGGCTTCGTGGACGCGGTGCTGGAAGACGCCGGCCTGCACGGCCCCGCCCGCGCCGCGCTGCACGACGCGGTGGACCGCAAAAGCGGCGCCGATGTGGACCTGCTGTGCGACCGCTTTGGCCTGGGCACAGACACCCGGCGCACCCTGCACGCCCTGACCGATCTGTACGGCGGCCCCGAGGTGCTGGACGCCGCGCAGGCCCTCGCGCAGGGCGAGCGGGCCCACGAAGCGGTGGCCCACCTGCGCGCCGTGGCCCGCCTGTACGCAGGGCCCCTCCTGTTTGACCTGGGGGTCAGCCGCCGCTACGACTACTACACCGGGCTGACCTTCCGCGCCTACGCCGCCGGCCTGAACCAGCCGGTGCTGGGCGGCGGGCGCTACGCCCTGGGAGGCGGCGCCGGACCCCTTCCCGGCGCGGGGTTTGCCCTGGGCCTGGAGCGCCTGATGCGCGCCCTGGCCCCCACGCTGCCCCCGGAGCCCGAGGTGGTGCTGGCGCGCGACCTGCCGGCCGCCGAGGCCGCCCGCGCCCAGGGCCTGCACGCCGAACTGGCATGGACCGACGACGAAGCGCAGCTGCGGGCTTTCTGCATGGCGCGCGGCATCCAGCGCATGGTGGGCAGCGGCCCCAGCGGCGCCGAGTTCACGGCGGTGGGTGCATGA
- a CDS encoding endonuclease III domain-containing protein: MPRPPQPFAVPDQLPEVTRRLLAEYLPGAAPGPRTRPGALLNELIRTILGQQNTRDAADRQFRALKAAYPRWEAALLDGPDGLEATLKAAGGGLHRAKAAHLYGLLSALAEQAGDEDHPLGLEGLAELDDEGARAALEGLPGVGRHTANLMLLFDLHRAAMPVEGHLDRLARRLGWVPDGWTPARVARWYDAVTPRTHEARWALHVAGVRHGRTTCTPRHPRCGHCVLADLCPSAAILGP, encoded by the coding sequence ATGCCCCGCCCGCCCCAGCCCTTTGCTGTCCCCGACCAGCTGCCCGAGGTCACGCGCCGGCTGCTGGCCGAATACCTGCCCGGCGCCGCGCCGGGACCCCGTACCCGCCCCGGTGCGCTGTTAAACGAGTTGATCCGCACCATCCTGGGGCAGCAGAACACCCGCGACGCCGCTGACCGGCAGTTCCGCGCCCTGAAAGCCGCCTACCCGCGCTGGGAAGCCGCGCTGCTGGACGGCCCAGATGGCCTGGAGGCCACCCTGAAGGCAGCGGGCGGCGGCCTGCACCGGGCCAAGGCGGCACACCTGTATGGCCTGTTGAGCGCCCTGGCCGAACAGGCTGGCGACGAGGACCACCCCCTGGGCTTGGAGGGGCTGGCCGAACTGGACGACGAGGGCGCCCGCGCCGCGCTGGAGGGATTGCCCGGCGTGGGGCGCCACACGGCCAACTTGATGCTCCTCTTCGACCTGCACCGCGCCGCCATGCCCGTCGAAGGTCACCTGGACCGGCTGGCCCGGCGCCTGGGCTGGGTGCCGGACGGCTGGACCCCCGCCCGGGTCGCGCGCTGGTACGACGCCGTGACCCCGCGCACCCATGAGGCCCGCTGGGCGCTGCATGTGGCGGGCGTGCGCCACGGCCGCACCACCTGCACCCCGCGCCACCCGCGCTGCGGCCACTGCGTGCTGGCCGACCTGTGTCCCTCGGCCGCTATCCTCGGGCCATGA